A genomic stretch from Photobacterium atrarenae includes:
- the purB gene encoding adenylosuccinate lyase, with protein sequence MELSALTAVSPVDGRYGSKTSALRSIFSEFGLLKYRTIVEIRWLQKLAATDAIVEVPAFSAEANAYLDRIAAEFSEEDAQRIKTIERTTNHDVKAVEYFLKEKVAEVPELHAVNEFIHFACTSEDINNLSHALMLNEARDKVMLPEVRNVIDAIKALAAEYREVPLLSRTHGQPASPSTMGKEMANVAYRMERQFKQIEAVEILGKINGAVGNYNAHLSAYPEIDWHQYSEEFVTSLGLTWNPYTTQIEPHDYIAELFDAFARFNTILLDFDRDVWGYIALGHFKQKTIAGEIGSSTMPHKVNPIDFENSEGNLGLANAIFSHLAQKLPVSRWQRDLTDSTVLRNLGVGCGYAIIAYTSTLKGISKLEVNQAALEAELDQNWEVLAEPVQTVMRRYGIEKPYEKLKELTRGKRVDGEGMRQFIDGLELPEHEKVRLKAMTPANYIGDAVKLTDKL encoded by the coding sequence ATGGAACTGTCAGCATTGACTGCTGTTTCCCCGGTAGACGGCCGCTACGGAAGTAAAACAAGTGCGCTACGCAGTATCTTCAGTGAATTTGGTCTGCTGAAATACCGCACTATCGTTGAAATCCGCTGGCTACAAAAACTGGCCGCCACGGACGCTATCGTGGAAGTTCCTGCATTCAGCGCCGAAGCAAATGCCTACCTGGATCGGATTGCTGCTGAATTTAGTGAAGAAGATGCGCAACGCATTAAAACCATCGAGCGCACCACCAACCACGACGTGAAAGCGGTGGAATACTTCCTGAAAGAAAAAGTGGCCGAAGTGCCTGAACTGCACGCGGTGAATGAATTCATTCACTTCGCCTGTACTTCAGAAGACATCAACAACCTGTCTCACGCGCTGATGCTCAATGAAGCTCGTGACAAAGTGATGCTGCCGGAAGTTCGCAACGTGATTGATGCGATTAAAGCGCTGGCAGCAGAATACCGTGAAGTCCCGCTGCTGTCTCGCACCCACGGTCAACCGGCTTCGCCTTCAACTATGGGTAAAGAAATGGCTAACGTGGCCTACCGGATGGAGCGCCAGTTCAAGCAGATCGAAGCGGTTGAAATCCTGGGTAAGATCAACGGTGCCGTAGGGAACTACAACGCCCACCTGTCGGCTTATCCAGAAATCGATTGGCACCAGTACAGCGAAGAGTTCGTGACTTCTCTGGGTCTGACCTGGAACCCGTATACCACGCAGATTGAGCCGCACGACTACATTGCCGAGCTGTTCGACGCGTTTGCCCGCTTCAATACCATCCTGCTGGACTTCGATCGCGACGTCTGGGGCTACATTGCCCTGGGTCACTTCAAGCAAAAAACCATTGCTGGCGAAATCGGCTCGTCCACCATGCCGCATAAAGTCAACCCAATCGACTTTGAAAACTCCGAAGGCAACCTGGGTCTGGCAAACGCTATCTTCAGCCACCTGGCACAGAAACTACCAGTTTCTCGCTGGCAGCGTGATCTGACGGACTCAACGGTGCTGCGTAACCTGGGTGTGGGCTGTGGCTATGCGATCATCGCGTACACCTCAACCCTGAAAGGGATCAGCAAGCTGGAAGTGAACCAGGCAGCCCTGGAAGCGGAACTGGATCAGAACTGGGAAGTGCTGGCTGAGCCAGTCCAAACCGTGATGCGTCGCTACGGCATCGAGAAGCCGTACGAGAAGCTGAAAGAGTTGACGCGAGGCAAGCGTGTTGACGGTGAAGGCATGCGCCAGTTCATCGACGGCTTGGAGCTGCCAGAGCACGAAAAAGTGCGCCTGAAAGCAATGACACCGGCGAACTACATCGGCGACGCAGTGAAGCTGACCGACAAGCTGTAA
- the norV gene encoding anaerobic nitric oxide reductase flavorubredoxin, with protein MSIHVKSNIHWVGQRDWEIRDFHGTEYKTLKGTSYNSYLIREGKNVLIDTVDHKFSYDFVQKLEQEIDLKEIDLIVINHAEEDHAGALSLLMSKIPETPIYCTENAIDSITGHHHHPEWNFNTVKTGDSIDIGNGKSLVFIETPMLHWPDSMMTYLTEDAVLFSNDAFGQHYCDERLFNDEVEYNELMEQCLRYYSNILTPFSPLVTAKIHEVLGFNLPVDMIATSHGVIWRDNPVQIIEKYLEWAGEYQEDKITIFYDSMSNNTRMMADAIAQGITETDPRVAVKIFNVARHDKNEILANVFCSKGILVGSSTMNNVMMPKVAGMLEEITGLRFKGKKAGAFGSFGWNGGAVDRIHARLTDAGFFTTVGIKVKWRPDGKAIEACREHGRKIAREWALQPIEVQQAPVEERRESPVQSQQVNLATQAASPTKPTCSSASPTQKQICTVCQWVYDPEQGEPNQDVAPGTSWEAVPDTFLCPDCGIGKEVFEPLA; from the coding sequence ATGTCTATTCATGTTAAAAGCAATATTCACTGGGTTGGCCAACGCGACTGGGAGATCCGTGATTTCCACGGAACAGAGTACAAAACTCTGAAAGGGACCAGCTATAACAGTTACCTTATCCGAGAAGGTAAAAACGTGCTGATTGACACCGTCGATCATAAATTCAGTTACGACTTCGTACAGAAGCTTGAGCAAGAAATTGACCTGAAGGAAATTGATCTGATCGTCATTAACCATGCTGAAGAGGACCACGCCGGCGCGCTATCGCTGCTGATGTCCAAGATCCCGGAAACCCCCATTTACTGTACCGAAAATGCCATCGACTCGATTACCGGGCATCACCACCACCCCGAGTGGAACTTCAATACGGTGAAAACCGGGGACAGCATAGATATAGGCAACGGCAAGTCACTCGTATTCATCGAGACCCCAATGCTGCACTGGCCGGACAGCATGATGACCTACCTGACTGAAGATGCCGTTCTGTTCAGTAATGATGCCTTCGGCCAGCACTATTGTGACGAGCGTCTATTCAATGATGAAGTTGAGTACAACGAACTGATGGAGCAGTGCCTGCGCTATTATTCCAACATTCTGACGCCTTTCAGCCCCTTAGTCACAGCCAAGATCCACGAGGTACTGGGCTTTAACCTTCCGGTCGATATGATCGCGACATCCCATGGCGTGATCTGGCGTGATAATCCGGTCCAAATTATTGAAAAGTATCTTGAATGGGCCGGTGAATACCAGGAAGACAAAATCACGATCTTCTATGACTCCATGTCCAACAATACCCGCATGATGGCCGATGCGATTGCCCAGGGGATTACAGAAACCGATCCCCGGGTAGCGGTGAAAATCTTCAACGTCGCTCGCCATGATAAAAATGAAATTCTGGCCAACGTCTTCTGCTCCAAGGGGATCCTGGTCGGCTCCTCAACCATGAACAACGTGATGATGCCTAAAGTTGCCGGCATGCTGGAAGAAATCACCGGCCTGCGCTTCAAAGGCAAGAAAGCCGGGGCATTTGGTAGTTTTGGTTGGAACGGCGGTGCTGTCGATCGGATCCATGCCCGCCTCACTGATGCCGGATTTTTCACCACTGTCGGTATCAAAGTGAAGTGGCGCCCGGACGGTAAAGCCATTGAAGCATGCCGGGAGCATGGCCGTAAGATCGCACGCGAGTGGGCGCTGCAACCCATAGAAGTTCAGCAAGCGCCTGTCGAAGAACGTCGTGAAAGCCCGGTTCAATCCCAACAGGTAAACCTGGCAACCCAAGCAGCTTCACCAACAAAGCCAACTTGTTCCTCTGCCAGCCCGACGCAGAAGCAGATCTGTACGGTTTGCCAATGGGTGTACGACCCGGAGCAAGGCGAGCCCAACCAGGATGTCGCGCCAGGTACCTCATGGGAAGCGGTGCCAGACACTTTCCTTTGCCCGGACTGCGGGATTGGTAAAGAAGTATTTGAACCACTGGCTTAG
- the norW gene encoding NADH:flavorubredoxin reductase NorW, with translation MEKHIVIIGSGFAAYQLVKSLRKLDIAAPITVITADSGDDYSKPELSHVFSRRQTAGDLIKQTADEFAALQQIELMNYTEVQSIDTKAKIVKLPDHQISYSKLVLATGASSLVPAFEGNATNEIATLNSLAEYANQQDRLASAQSVVVIGAGLIGTEIAMDLTLAGKQVTLCDRATRLMPTLLPSFLGAELYQVMVENQVRVKLPSTVQAVNRHHQQLIVQFDDQSYVEADVVIAAMGLKPNIKLADDAGLAVNQGILVDEQLRTSAQNVYALGDCAEFGGKVRAFLQPTMLSAMALAKTLLGTPTSVKLPASLIKAKTPWFPLSLSGKTTGAQTRWEVTRDDNGYIAKAFDRETGTLIGFVVSHEQQKSAFPLLRQLPAD, from the coding sequence ATGGAGAAGCATATCGTAATTATCGGAAGCGGCTTTGCCGCTTACCAGCTGGTGAAATCACTCCGCAAACTTGATATCGCAGCACCAATAACGGTCATCACTGCTGACAGTGGGGATGACTATTCCAAGCCAGAGCTGAGCCATGTCTTTTCCCGCAGACAGACCGCTGGTGATTTAATTAAGCAGACGGCGGATGAATTTGCTGCTTTACAACAAATTGAGCTGATGAACTACACCGAAGTTCAATCTATCGATACGAAAGCCAAAATTGTCAAACTGCCAGATCATCAAATCAGCTATTCCAAACTGGTTTTGGCAACCGGTGCGTCTTCGCTGGTACCGGCCTTCGAAGGCAATGCGACGAACGAGATTGCCACGCTCAACAGTCTGGCTGAATATGCCAACCAGCAGGATCGTCTGGCATCCGCTCAATCCGTTGTGGTGATTGGAGCCGGGCTGATCGGTACTGAGATTGCCATGGATCTCACCCTCGCCGGAAAACAAGTCACGCTTTGTGATCGGGCAACTCGCCTGATGCCAACCCTACTGCCTTCTTTCCTCGGCGCTGAGTTATATCAGGTTATGGTGGAAAATCAGGTCCGGGTCAAACTGCCCTCAACAGTTCAAGCGGTGAATCGCCACCACCAACAACTTATTGTTCAGTTTGACGATCAAAGCTATGTCGAAGCGGATGTCGTGATCGCAGCCATGGGCCTGAAGCCAAACATCAAGCTTGCAGATGATGCCGGCCTGGCTGTCAATCAGGGTATTCTCGTTGATGAACAGCTGCGCACTTCTGCTCAGAATGTTTATGCCCTGGGAGACTGCGCCGAGTTTGGCGGCAAAGTCCGAGCCTTCCTGCAACCGACGATGCTATCGGCGATGGCATTGGCCAAAACGCTGTTGGGAACGCCAACATCGGTCAAGCTGCCGGCCAGTCTCATCAAGGCCAAAACACCCTGGTTCCCGCTCAGCCTGTCAGGAAAAACAACTGGCGCGCAAACACGATGGGAAGTCACCCGGGATGATAATGGCTATATCGCCAAGGCTTTTGACCGAGAAACAGGAACACTGATTGGATTTGTCGTCAGTCACGAACAGCAAAAATCTGCGTTTCCGCTGCTGCGCCAGCTACCGGCCGATTAA
- a CDS encoding ribosomal protein uL16 3-hydroxylase, with amino-acid sequence MYQLSFAFDAFLAQYWQKKPTIIKGGFQNFVDPISPDELAGLAMEEEVDSRYIARQGGNWDVQHGPLSFDNMPEDNWSFTVQAANHWHEGAARLVAPFRQMPGWLFDDLMISYSTPGGGVGPHIDQYDVFIVQGSGKRRWRVGPKKENYEEEFRHPSLRHIKDFDPIIDEILEPGDILYIPPGFPHDGYAIETAMSFSVGFRSPKKQELLSSFADFVIANEIGDVHYHNPDLPARKNYGAILDSEYCDLENMMRSLLDHPELLKQWMGEHLSANRHELDIITAEPPWQISETYQFLEEGETIHRLGGLRAFYYPEYPHILYINGERFELPPECSNAATYLCDQDTISRDSLGKQLDHPAFMALLTQLINLGYWYPAD; translated from the coding sequence ATGTACCAACTCAGCTTCGCCTTTGATGCCTTTCTGGCACAATACTGGCAAAAAAAACCAACCATCATCAAAGGTGGTTTTCAGAACTTCGTCGATCCAATCAGCCCAGACGAGCTGGCCGGATTGGCAATGGAAGAAGAAGTCGACTCCCGCTACATCGCCAGACAAGGCGGGAACTGGGATGTTCAGCACGGGCCGCTCAGTTTTGACAACATGCCGGAGGACAACTGGTCTTTCACCGTGCAGGCTGCCAACCACTGGCATGAAGGCGCCGCGCGTCTGGTCGCCCCGTTCCGCCAGATGCCCGGCTGGCTGTTCGATGACTTGATGATCAGCTATTCCACCCCAGGCGGCGGCGTCGGGCCGCATATTGATCAGTACGATGTCTTTATCGTCCAGGGCTCAGGGAAACGCCGCTGGCGGGTCGGGCCGAAAAAAGAGAATTATGAAGAGGAGTTTCGCCATCCTTCCCTGCGCCATATCAAGGATTTTGATCCCATCATTGATGAGATCCTTGAGCCGGGCGATATTCTGTATATTCCACCGGGGTTTCCCCATGACGGCTATGCCATTGAGACGGCGATGAGCTTTTCCGTCGGTTTCCGCTCACCGAAAAAGCAGGAGCTGCTGAGCAGCTTTGCTGATTTTGTGATAGCCAATGAGATCGGCGACGTCCACTACCATAACCCGGATCTACCGGCCCGGAAGAACTACGGCGCAATCCTGGATTCAGAGTACTGTGATCTGGAAAACATGATGCGCAGCCTGCTGGATCATCCGGAACTGTTAAAACAGTGGATGGGTGAGCACCTGAGCGCCAACCGCCACGAGTTAGATATTATCACCGCTGAGCCGCCATGGCAGATCAGTGAAACTTACCAGTTCCTGGAAGAAGGGGAAACGATTCATCGCCTGGGTGGCCTGCGGGCTTTCTACTATCCGGAGTACCCGCATATCCTCTACATCAATGGGGAAAGGTTTGAGCTGCCACCAGAGTGCAGCAATGCGGCCACCTATCTTTGCGATCAGGACACGATCAGTCGCGATAGCCTGGGCAAACAGCTTGATCACCCAGCCTTTATGGCGCTGCTCACCCAACTCATTAATCTAGGGTATTGGTACCCGGCTGATTAA
- a CDS encoding methyl-accepting chemotaxis protein has translation MRSLSVQWKITLMAGVGLLVTVLVLTSLSFYFSAQSRQLVSEQSFASLRGKSQSVVQAQAERQAIHVQQYLDEATYRAEMLAQSVLFLKYNAEENFTGSEALRGSINELLRRAANDFPNIYGTFAVFEPDALDGEDNNYHSASYVGANERGRFAPYWAKPGSDEAIQFVFSEDELAPQQAVWYRCSLNSQSPCVLEPKFATHGGEGQLISTITIPLIVDEEAIGVMGIDIRLDMLHSVISQVDQRMFGGRGKVSLLSEQGMIVAWDQASERRGSAISDADGLPQAISAWLAQGNTLVGWSDDQQWLQAFTPVSLAQSSWGVVIQLPAEQVLAEAIALDAAIAEQRAESTWIQVATSAVIAVVGLLVVLFSAARLVAPIKQVAERLKDIASGEGDLTQRLDVAQQDEVGELALWFNRFLDKLQHTMGQVVKAVDEVGGTASEAAQVASSSRDSSQAQFKEVDLVATAAEEMAQTAEQVVNHTETAVVAANQAGVSAQDGQQVVQCSAEAMTALVSRMAHAVPAARALASNSDDINQILQVIAGISEQTNLLALNAAIEAARAGEQGRGFAVVADEVRQLASRTQDSVGQIRSVIEVLQQGTQDVVGAIEEGSQLATETSNQVSQAVESLNQIMDAVKSIQAMNEQIMHAAQEQQAVSGEVNRNVVNIRNLSEGILNQAESSADIGQRLTRLSTHQQALAGQFKV, from the coding sequence ATGCGGTCATTATCGGTGCAGTGGAAAATTACCCTGATGGCAGGGGTTGGCCTTTTGGTCACCGTACTGGTACTCACCAGTCTTTCTTTTTACTTCTCGGCTCAAAGCCGGCAATTGGTCAGTGAGCAGTCATTTGCATCCCTTCGCGGCAAATCTCAGAGCGTGGTTCAGGCGCAAGCCGAGCGACAGGCAATTCATGTCCAGCAATATCTGGATGAAGCGACTTACCGCGCGGAAATGTTGGCGCAGAGTGTGTTGTTTTTGAAATATAACGCTGAAGAAAATTTTACCGGCAGTGAAGCACTGCGTGGTTCTATCAATGAGCTGCTCAGGCGTGCCGCGAATGATTTCCCGAATATATACGGCACTTTTGCGGTCTTTGAACCCGATGCGTTGGATGGCGAGGACAACAATTACCACAGCGCTTCCTATGTCGGTGCCAATGAGCGAGGGCGTTTTGCGCCATATTGGGCGAAGCCGGGCAGTGATGAGGCCATCCAGTTTGTCTTTTCGGAAGATGAACTCGCGCCGCAACAAGCCGTATGGTATCGCTGCAGCCTCAATAGCCAGAGCCCTTGTGTCCTGGAGCCGAAATTTGCAACGCACGGTGGTGAGGGACAACTGATCAGTACCATTACGATTCCGTTGATTGTGGATGAGGAGGCGATCGGGGTGATGGGGATCGATATTCGGCTCGATATGCTGCATTCGGTGATCAGCCAGGTTGATCAACGGATGTTTGGCGGTCGTGGCAAGGTTTCCCTGCTTAGCGAACAGGGCATGATCGTTGCCTGGGATCAGGCCAGCGAGCGTCGCGGTAGTGCGATCAGCGATGCGGATGGTCTGCCTCAAGCTATCTCGGCCTGGCTGGCGCAAGGTAATACATTGGTCGGCTGGAGTGACGATCAGCAGTGGTTGCAGGCGTTTACCCCGGTCTCTTTGGCGCAATCCTCCTGGGGTGTGGTGATTCAACTGCCGGCTGAGCAAGTGTTGGCCGAAGCCATTGCTCTGGATGCCGCGATCGCCGAGCAGCGGGCGGAATCGACCTGGATTCAGGTGGCGACCAGTGCGGTAATTGCGGTCGTCGGATTACTGGTGGTGTTGTTCTCTGCTGCCCGGCTGGTGGCGCCGATCAAGCAGGTGGCCGAGCGCCTGAAAGATATCGCCTCCGGAGAAGGGGATCTGACTCAGCGCCTCGACGTTGCGCAGCAAGATGAGGTGGGTGAGCTGGCACTATGGTTCAACCGGTTCCTCGATAAGCTGCAACATACCATGGGACAAGTGGTGAAGGCGGTCGATGAAGTGGGGGGAACTGCCAGTGAAGCGGCTCAGGTCGCCAGCAGTAGCCGGGACAGCAGCCAGGCACAGTTTAAAGAAGTGGATTTGGTGGCCACGGCGGCAGAAGAAATGGCCCAGACTGCTGAGCAAGTGGTTAACCATACTGAAACGGCAGTGGTGGCAGCAAATCAGGCGGGTGTGTCGGCGCAAGATGGCCAGCAGGTGGTGCAGTGCTCTGCTGAAGCGATGACCGCGCTGGTGTCGCGAATGGCGCATGCCGTGCCGGCGGCGCGGGCGCTGGCCAGTAACAGTGACGATATCAATCAAATCCTACAGGTAATTGCGGGGATTTCTGAGCAGACGAATCTGCTGGCGTTGAATGCGGCTATTGAGGCAGCGCGTGCCGGTGAGCAGGGGCGAGGATTTGCGGTGGTCGCCGATGAAGTCCGTCAGCTCGCCAGCCGGACCCAGGATTCGGTTGGCCAGATCCGTTCGGTGATTGAAGTGTTGCAGCAGGGCACCCAGGATGTAGTCGGGGCGATTGAAGAGGGAAGCCAGTTGGCGACTGAGACCTCGAATCAAGTCAGCCAGGCCGTCGAGAGCCTGAACCAGATCATGGATGCCGTGAAGTCAATTCAGGCGATGAATGAGCAGATCATGCATGCCGCACAGGAGCAGCAGGCAGTATCGGGTGAAGTGAACCGTAATGTGGTGAATATCCGCAACCTCAGTGAAGGGATCCTGAACCAGGCCGAAAGTTCGGCTGATATTGGTCAGCGACTGACCCGGCTGTCGACCCATCAGCAGGCGTTGGCCGGACAGTTTAAGGTGTAG
- the oppF gene encoding murein tripeptide/oligopeptide ABC transporter ATP binding protein OppF, producing MEAQKNLLLDIHDLKVHFDIAAKSAWPWTKPTKLKAVDGVGIRLYEGETLGVVGESGCGKSTFARAVIGLVEATDGNVVWLGQDLTKLDQVAMREKRKEIQMIFQDPLASLNPRMTVGEIIAEPLKAFYPNMSADDVKQQVKAMMAKVGLLPNVINRYPHEFSGGQCQRIGIARALILKPKLIICDEPVSALDVSIQAQVVNLLKSLQKEMGLSLIFIAHDLSVVKHISDRVLVMYLGNAVEMGEGEALFAEPKHPYTKALMSAVPIPDPDLERNKEIELLEGELPSPMNPPSGCVFRTRCPQATDECAKKKPQLEGGDIHAVACLNVH from the coding sequence ATGGAAGCACAAAAAAACTTGTTGTTGGATATTCATGATCTGAAAGTTCATTTTGATATTGCGGCCAAGTCTGCCTGGCCGTGGACCAAGCCAACCAAACTCAAAGCGGTGGATGGTGTCGGCATTCGCCTGTATGAAGGGGAAACCCTGGGCGTGGTGGGCGAGTCGGGTTGTGGTAAGTCGACTTTTGCCCGAGCTGTGATTGGTCTGGTTGAAGCCACTGACGGTAACGTGGTGTGGCTGGGCCAGGATCTGACCAAGCTGGATCAGGTGGCGATGCGTGAGAAACGCAAAGAAATCCAGATGATTTTCCAGGATCCGTTGGCTTCGCTGAACCCGAGAATGACGGTGGGTGAGATTATAGCCGAGCCGCTGAAAGCATTTTATCCGAACATGAGTGCCGATGATGTGAAGCAGCAGGTCAAAGCGATGATGGCCAAAGTCGGTCTGCTGCCGAACGTGATTAACCGTTATCCACATGAATTTTCAGGCGGCCAGTGTCAGCGGATCGGGATTGCCCGCGCCCTGATCCTGAAGCCAAAACTGATTATTTGTGATGAGCCGGTCTCGGCGCTGGATGTTTCGATCCAGGCACAGGTGGTGAACCTGCTGAAATCATTGCAAAAGGAAATGGGCCTGAGCCTGATTTTCATCGCCCACGACTTGTCGGTCGTCAAACACATTTCAGATCGCGTTCTGGTGATGTATCTGGGCAATGCAGTGGAAATGGGCGAAGGTGAAGCCTTGTTTGCTGAGCCGAAGCACCCGTATACCAAGGCGCTGATGTCGGCTGTGCCCATTCCGGACCCGGATCTTGAGCGCAACAAGGAGATTGAGTTGCTGGAGGGGGAACTGCCATCGCCAATGAACCCGCCATCGGGTTGCGTGTTCCGGACTCGTTGCCCGCAGGCGACAGATGAGTGTGCGAAGAAAAAACCGCAACTGGAAGGCGGTGATATACACGCAGTTGCCTGTTTGAACGTTCATTAA
- a CDS encoding ABC transporter ATP-binding protein produces the protein MSLLDVKDLRVEFKTQDGIVTAVNDLNFSLQQGETLGIVGESGSGKSQTVFSIMGLLAKNGMISGSAKFEGREILNLPEHELNKIRAEQIAMIFQDPMTSLNPYMKVSDQLMEVLMLHKGMGKTEAFEESVRMLEAVKIPEARKRITMYPHEFSGGMRQRVMIAMALLCRPKLLIADEPTTALDVTVQAQIMELLNELKSDFNTAIIMITHDLGVVAGSCDKVLVMYAGRTMEYGKINEIFYQPSHPYTEGLLKAIPRLDTEGEILPTIPGNPPNLLRLPPGCPYQERCHRATSRCKQEAPALQDYAEGRLRACFSDVGTW, from the coding sequence ATGAGCTTATTAGATGTCAAAGATCTACGCGTAGAATTTAAAACACAAGACGGTATCGTCACCGCGGTTAACGATCTGAACTTTTCTCTACAGCAGGGTGAAACTCTGGGGATCGTGGGCGAGTCCGGCTCCGGTAAAAGCCAGACCGTGTTCTCCATTATGGGCCTGCTGGCTAAAAACGGCATGATTAGCGGCAGCGCTAAGTTTGAAGGCCGTGAAATTCTGAATCTGCCGGAGCATGAACTTAATAAGATCCGTGCCGAGCAGATCGCGATGATTTTCCAGGATCCGATGACCTCGCTGAACCCTTACATGAAAGTGAGCGATCAGCTGATGGAAGTGCTGATGCTGCACAAAGGCATGGGCAAAACCGAAGCTTTTGAAGAAAGTGTCCGGATGCTGGAAGCGGTGAAAATTCCCGAAGCGCGCAAGCGGATCACCATGTACCCACATGAGTTTTCCGGTGGGATGCGCCAGCGGGTGATGATTGCCATGGCGCTGCTGTGCCGCCCGAAACTGCTGATTGCTGATGAGCCGACCACGGCGCTGGATGTGACCGTTCAGGCGCAGATCATGGAGCTGCTCAATGAACTGAAAAGTGATTTCAATACGGCGATCATTATGATCACCCACGATCTGGGGGTTGTTGCCGGGAGCTGTGACAAGGTGCTGGTGATGTATGCCGGTCGTACTATGGAGTACGGTAAGATCAATGAGATTTTCTATCAGCCATCACACCCGTATACCGAAGGGCTGCTGAAGGCAATTCCACGTCTGGATACCGAAGGTGAAATTCTGCCGACGATCCCGGGGAACCCGCCAAACCTACTGCGTCTACCACCGGGCTGTCCTTATCAGGAGCGTTGCCACCGGGCAACCAGCCGGTGTAAGCAAGAGGCACCGGCGCTGCAAGATTATGCAGAAGGTCGTTTACGTGCGTGTTTTTCTGATGTGGGGACGTGGTAA
- the oppC gene encoding oligopeptide ABC transporter permease OppC, with amino-acid sequence MLTKKENVEAVEKFSEQLEIEGRSLWQDARIRFMRNKAAMVSLGILFLITLAVIFGPMFSQYAFDDTDWYAMHAGPSFGPEGHFFGTDSLGRDLYTRTLIGGRISLMVGILGALVAVVIGTLYGATSGFIGGRTDRVMMRILEILYSIPFMFFVIVLVTFFGRNIMLIFVAIGAISWLDMARIVRGQTLSLRSKEFIEAAYVSGVSRWRIITRHIVPNVLGIVAVYSTLLVPSMILTESFLSFLGLGVQEPMTSWGALLQEGSQTMEVAIWQLMFPAAFMVVTLFCFNYVGDGLRDALDPKDR; translated from the coding sequence ATGCTTACGAAAAAAGAAAATGTAGAGGCCGTTGAGAAGTTTTCTGAACAGCTGGAAATTGAAGGCCGCAGCCTGTGGCAGGATGCCCGAATCCGCTTTATGCGTAACAAAGCTGCGATGGTGAGCCTGGGGATCCTGTTTCTGATCACCCTGGCCGTGATCTTCGGCCCGATGTTCAGCCAGTATGCCTTTGATGATACCGACTGGTATGCGATGCACGCAGGACCAAGCTTCGGGCCGGAAGGTCACTTTTTCGGGACTGACAGTCTGGGTCGCGACCTGTACACCCGAACCCTGATTGGTGGCCGGATCTCCCTGATGGTCGGGATCCTGGGCGCACTGGTTGCGGTGGTCATTGGTACCCTGTATGGCGCGACCTCCGGCTTTATCGGTGGCCGCACCGACCGAGTGATGATGCGGATACTGGAAATCCTGTATTCCATCCCGTTCATGTTCTTCGTGATCGTGCTGGTGACCTTCTTCGGCCGTAATATCATGCTGATCTTCGTTGCCATCGGGGCGATTTCCTGGCTGGACATGGCCCGGATCGTCCGGGGGCAGACCTTGTCGCTGCGTAGCAAAGAGTTCATAGAAGCGGCGTATGTCTCTGGGGTTAGCCGCTGGCGAATTATCACCCGCCACATTGTGCCGAATGTGTTAGGTATTGTTGCCGTGTACTCAACCCTACTGGTACCGTCAATGATCCTGACCGAGTCTTTCCTCAGCTTCCTGGGTCTGGGTGTTCAGGAGCCAATGACCAGCTGGGGTGCGCTGTTGCAAGAAGGCTCTCAGACCATGGAAGTGGCTATCTGGCAGCTGATGTTCCCTGCAGCATTTATGGTTGTGACTTTGTTCTGCTTTAACTATGTGGGTGACGGTTTGCGTGACGCACTGGATCCAAAAGACAGATAA